A genome region from Blautia coccoides includes the following:
- the rsgA gene encoding ribosome small subunit-dependent GTPase A yields MQGKIIKGIAGFYYVKAVGSGIYECKAKGIFRKEKIKPLVGDNVEIEVLSEEEKLGNVVDILPRKNELIRPAVANVDQALVIFAAREPKPNFSLLDRFLVIMERQEIPVVICFNKQDLADSGEADRMLEIYTSCGYRVLMTSAARKEGLDELKEILRGRTTTVAGPSGVGKSSLTNLLQQGVVMETGEISKKLGRGRHTTRHSQIIEVEPDTYLLDTPGFTSFYVEDMDKEELRHYFREFVKYEGTCRFQGCTHTHEPGCSVKAALEAGEIPKERYESYLELYRELADKRRY; encoded by the coding sequence ATGCAGGGAAAGATTATCAAAGGAATTGCCGGATTCTACTACGTAAAAGCAGTAGGATCCGGAATTTATGAATGTAAGGCAAAAGGAATATTCCGCAAGGAGAAGATCAAACCCCTTGTGGGGGACAATGTAGAGATTGAGGTCCTGAGTGAAGAGGAAAAGCTGGGAAATGTAGTGGATATCCTTCCTAGAAAGAATGAGTTGATCCGTCCGGCGGTGGCCAATGTGGATCAGGCACTGGTCATATTTGCTGCCAGGGAGCCGAAACCAAACTTCTCTTTGCTGGACCGCTTTTTGGTTATCATGGAGCGCCAGGAAATTCCCGTGGTCATCTGTTTTAACAAGCAGGACCTGGCTGATTCCGGGGAGGCAGACAGAATGCTGGAAATTTACACCTCCTGCGGCTACCGGGTATTGATGACCAGCGCTGCCCGGAAAGAGGGACTGGATGAGCTGAAGGAAATTCTGCGTGGCAGGACCACAACCGTGGCAGGCCCCTCCGGTGTGGGAAAATCTTCCCTCACAAATCTCCTGCAGCAGGGAGTGGTGATGGAAACCGGAGAAATCAGCAAAAAGCTGGGCAGAGGACGCCATACCACAAGACATTCCCAGATCATTGAGGTAGAGCCTGATACGTATCTTCTGGATACACCGGGATTTACTTCTTTTTATGTGGAGGATATGGATAAAGAAGAGCTGCGCCACTATTTCAGGGAGTTTGTTAAATATGAGGGAACCTGCCGTTTCCAGGGCTGTACCCACACCCATGAACCTGGATGCAGTGTAAAAGCAGCGCTTGAGGCGGGAGAAATCCCAAAAGAACGATATGAAAGCTATCTGGAGCTTTACCGGGAGCTTGCAGACAAGAGGAGGTATTGA
- the pknB gene encoding Stk1 family PASTA domain-containing Ser/Thr kinase produces MLNVGVIVGERYEIAGRVGSGGMADVYKAKDHKLNRFVAMKVLKPEFSADTNFIKKFQREAQAAAGLAHPNIVNVFDVGEDQGINYIVMELVEGITLKEYISKKGKLTVKEATSIAIQVAMGLEAAHNRNIVHRDIKPQNIIISTDGKVKVTDFGIARAASSNTISTNAMGSVHYSSPEQVRGGYSDYKSDIYSLGITMYEMVTGKVPFDGDTTVAIAIKHLQDEMIPPSEFVPELPHSLEEIILKCTQKSPDRRYSTLAELINDLKHSLIDPNGSFVNLAPLSNHAQTVVISPDEMKEIKNAAYTPSGSGRYSDDDEDEDDDDYGYDDDEDDDEDDDDNGKGISTKLEKAMTIGGLIVGAIIICILVYFIVFASGGLKFGGKDKDNDKKVENTDNSDKENSEKVEVPDLTNSTPDEARTALNNLKLGYKKGGEEPSDTVEAGKIVRQETEAGTKVDPHTEIVCYISTGTQEVEIPDLENETQTSAEATLKELGLQTQINKANSSSVSIGNVISTDPAAGTSVKSGTTVTLTISIGEGDTAARVPDVRGWAEADAKTALSDAGLVPVVQTGSDQTVDVGEVYDQSVAAGTRVDAGTTVTIYVRSEDASGETPTGEGGTWKAEGQALGQPASYQGGKVKIELVQTDDQGNTYSDQSMEVENPEFPLSISDLTGHPGITTGTVGLYEWIGDSYQIIDQYDVTFQKVD; encoded by the coding sequence ATTAAACCGTTTTGTAGCCATGAAAGTTCTGAAGCCGGAATTCAGCGCTGACACGAACTTCATTAAAAAGTTTCAGAGGGAAGCCCAGGCAGCAGCCGGACTTGCCCATCCCAATATTGTAAATGTATTTGACGTTGGAGAGGACCAGGGGATCAATTATATTGTTATGGAACTGGTGGAAGGTATTACTTTAAAAGAATACATCTCCAAAAAAGGCAAACTGACCGTAAAAGAGGCAACCAGTATTGCGATCCAGGTGGCAATGGGACTGGAAGCTGCTCACAACAGAAATATTGTGCACAGGGATATTAAGCCCCAGAATATTATTATTTCTACAGACGGCAAAGTGAAGGTGACGGACTTTGGTATTGCCAGAGCCGCATCCTCCAACACCATCAGCACCAACGCTATGGGTTCTGTACACTACAGTTCACCGGAGCAGGTGCGCGGCGGTTACAGTGATTATAAGAGTGACATTTATTCCCTGGGTATCACCATGTATGAAATGGTCACAGGCAAAGTTCCCTTTGACGGGGATACCACTGTGGCGATCGCCATCAAGCATCTGCAGGATGAAATGATCCCCCCTTCCGAATTTGTGCCTGAGCTTCCCCACAGCCTGGAGGAGATCATTTTAAAATGTACACAGAAAAGCCCGGACAGACGTTACAGCACGCTGGCTGAGCTGATCAATGACCTGAAGCATTCCCTGATAGATCCAAACGGAAGCTTTGTCAATCTGGCTCCTCTGAGCAATCATGCACAGACTGTAGTCATCTCACCGGATGAGATGAAGGAGATCAAGAATGCGGCCTATACTCCGTCCGGCTCCGGCCGTTACAGCGATGATGACGAGGATGAGGATGACGACGATTACGGCTATGACGACGATGAGGATGATGACGAGGATGACGATGACAACGGCAAAGGGATCAGCACAAAGCTTGAAAAGGCCATGACCATCGGCGGACTGATCGTGGGAGCGATCATCATCTGTATCCTGGTATATTTTATTGTGTTTGCATCCGGCGGTTTGAAATTTGGCGGCAAGGATAAAGACAATGATAAAAAGGTTGAAAATACGGATAACTCCGATAAAGAAAACAGCGAAAAAGTTGAAGTTCCGGATCTGACAAACAGTACACCGGATGAAGCACGTACCGCCCTTAACAACCTGAAGCTGGGCTACAAAAAAGGCGGAGAGGAACCCTCCGACACAGTGGAGGCCGGAAAGATCGTCCGTCAGGAAACAGAGGCGGGAACAAAAGTAGACCCCCATACGGAAATCGTATGTTATATCAGTACAGGAACCCAGGAAGTGGAGATTCCAGACCTGGAGAACGAAACCCAAACATCAGCAGAGGCAACTTTAAAAGAGCTGGGATTGCAGACACAGATCAATAAGGCAAACAGCAGTTCTGTGAGCATCGGAAATGTTATTTCCACAGACCCGGCGGCAGGAACCTCCGTGAAGTCAGGCACCACAGTGACGCTGACCATCAGTATCGGTGAAGGCGATACGGCAGCAAGAGTCCCGGATGTGCGCGGATGGGCCGAAGCAGATGCCAAGACAGCTCTTTCTGATGCCGGTCTTGTGCCGGTGGTACAGACTGGTTCTGACCAGACTGTGGACGTAGGTGAAGTGTATGACCAGAGTGTAGCTGCGGGAACGAGAGTGGATGCAGGTACTACAGTGACCATATATGTGAGAAGTGAGGATGCCTCCGGTGAAACACCTACGGGTGAAGGAGGAACCTGGAAAGCTGAAGGCCAGGCACTGGGACAGCCTGCAAGCTATCAGGGCGGCAAAGTCAAGATAGAGCTGGTTCAGACAGATGACCAGGGTAACACCTATTCTGATCAGTCCATGGAAGTGGAAAATCCAGAGTTTCCGCTGTCTATCAGCGATCTTACGGGACACCCGGGAATCACTACCGGTACAGTAGGTCTCTATGAATGGATTGGCGACAGCTATCAGATCATTGACCAGTATGATGTAACATTCCAGAAGGTAGATTAA